The sequence CAAACGCGCAGTCGTTCCTTATCGTTGCGTGGCCTGCGCTGCTATTGATGGCCGTCCATTATGTCTGGGTTATCCGTTCCAACGTTGCGTTCGAGGAGGCCTCCGTCGAGGCCTCCCAAAGGCTCGCCGATAAAATCGCAGCGGTCCGGGCCGGCAACTGGCGAGGGGCCAGTAAAAAGCTCAAGCCCAAAGGCGCGCCATTCGTGCTCAGGCCGTCCGGGCCGGCATTGGTTGCGTTATTTTGGAAAAACCTGATTGGGGCTGGACAGGTCTTCACGGCGCGATTGTGGGTGATTCTGGCCATTTTTGCTTGTTGCGCCGCTTTCGCCGTCGGCCAAAGCTCTGCGGGGCCGAACATGGCCTTTGGGTTTGGCGCGATTGCGGGCATGTTCCTGGTTTGGTCGTTGCTCCTTGGCCCGCAAATCCTGCGCCAGGACCTGCGCCAGGATTTGCTCATGGCCGATGCGCTGAAATTATATCCATTGCCAGGCTGGCAGGTTGTGCTGGGTGAACTGCTCGCCCCGGCGGCGATTCTCACCGGGGTGCAATGGCTGCTGGTGGTTGTGTCGGTAGCCCTGCTCTACCCGGCGCGCACGCCGGTCCTGGGGGATGCGCGCAGTCTCGTCTTGAGCATAGGGCTGGGCGCTGTTTTTCTCCTGCCGATGCTGAACTTGATCACATTGCAGATTCCCAATGCCGCCGTCCTGGTTTTTCCGGCATGGTTCCAGACCGGCAAAGAGGCGCCGCAGGGCATCGAAGCGACCGGGCAGCGGATCATTTTCATGATTGGCCAGCTCCTGGTTTTATTGCTTGTGTTGGTTCCGGCGGCAATCGGCTTCACGCTCCCTTTCTTTCTGCTCAGGCTGCTCATCGGCACGGCTTTTGCCATCCCCGTTGCGGCGTTGGGGGCGGCTCTTGTGCTGGCCGGCGAAGCCGTGCTGGGGCTCATGCTCCTGGGCCGCCTTTTTGATCGGTTTGATCTCTCTGCTGAGGGGCGTAGCTGAGCCCTGGCAGGACTTGGCCTGGTTTCCAAAAGAACCGGTTTTTGACCCGTGATGCCTTGCCATATTGCGGATCACCGGCGGGGAAAAAAATCTGGTCAATGAAAAGGGCGCCGAGCCGCTCGATGGTGCGCAGAGAGGGTTGATTATCCGGGTCGGCGGTGATGATTACCTCGCGGTA comes from Verrucomicrobiia bacterium and encodes:
- a CDS encoding putative ABC exporter domain-containing protein, coding for MVAALLFLQYHSIKNRLWMRIKRLKQPKYLLGGIVGGLYFYFYFCRYLFGLPSRHQTLGFSGTPSDPEFFELLGALLLFVAVVAAWVLPNRRAALGFTEAEVAFLFPAPISRRGLIHYKLLRSQAAILFTTLLLLFVTNRFGGRTWIHAAGWWFILSIFNLHMLGSSFARTMLLDRGITNRQRRLVILAGMFALVLAVIFWVRLTLPGFDVSQFTDPASAKGFVQKALGSGAMGWLLYPFRWVVRPFLAPNAQSFLIVAWPALLLMAVHYVWVIRSNVAFEEASVEASQRLADKIAAVRAGNWRGASKKLKPKGAPFVLRPSGPALVALFWKNLIGAGQVFTARLWVILAIFACCAAFAVGQSSAGPNMAFGFGAIAGMFLVWSLLLGPQILRQDLRQDLLMADALKLYPLPGWQVVLGELLAPAAILTGVQWLLVVVSVALLYPARTPVLGDARSLVLSIGLGAVFLLPMLNLITLQIPNAAVLVFPAWFQTGKEAPQGIEATGQRIIFMIGQLLVLLLVLVPAAIGFTLPFFLLRLLIGTAFAIPVAALGAALVLAGEAVLGLMLLGRLFDRFDLSAEGRS